The stretch of DNA GCTATCACGCGCCTTTTGTTTTACCATCACTATAATTCGAATGAGACAGACATGCTTCGGACAAAACTCCAAAATGCGATAAATGGGAGAATGCATAAGAAAAAAGCAACGGCTCGCCATAACTTGTTTATACAGCTAACAGCATCAGAGATGGGAGATTGGGGTGAGAGAGTGGAGGGTCATGCTTATGCGAATCAGCGCGTAATGGTGTTAGCGCCCCATGCGGATGATGAAGCAATCGGCTGCGCGGGTGTAATACAAAAATATATCCGCCAAAACAGTCCGGTTCGGGTTTTGGTAGTGTCCCTGTCATTGAATGTATCCCGCCGCTATAAAAAAGAATTGTCGGCATACGCCAATTACGACGGCAACGTGCGCTTGCGGGAATTTCAACAAGCCATGAGCATCCTCGGCGTCACCGATACGCATATTTTTTTCCCGGACAAATCCAAAAAACAGCAATATGACAGCAAGCTCGATACGCATCCGCGCGCCATGCTGGTGGAAAAAATCGAGCGGCACATAGAAGAAT from Bacilli bacterium encodes:
- a CDS encoding PIG-L deacetylase family protein, which gives rise to MEGHAYANQRVMVLAPHADDEAIGCAGVIQKYIRQNSPVRVLVVSLSLNVSRRYKKELSAYANYDGNVRLREFQQAMSILGVTDTHIFFPDKSKKQQYDSKLDTHPRAMLVEKIERHIEEFRPTVMFIPSITKHQDHEATHQAAIAATRPYFWNGSVFVYETDGELSFDPNFFVPLSEPEMNRKMEALQAYQTQLGNSRHPVNPDSLFHKAKFRGNQIYEDFAEAFRVHRLHG